A genome region from Fibrobacter sp. includes the following:
- a CDS encoding TIGR02147 family protein: MMRPIVEYSDFRQYMRDYYEERKRCSVFSWREFSKLAGFTSSSYMKVVCDGKSKLSRVGVERTGQAMGLVGFEMEYFRAMVEFGQSETEFKKKAAYENMLAIAKAHKVRVMEGDLFEFYDSWHNPVVRELAPLMPGATPGDMGKMCCPEVTAADVQKSLSFLTRAGLLKKAGNDAFVQAEASIVGTPDATRLALRGMHGQMSRLATSAVELPVDERHFSGITMGLSRRSYERIASLIDEFRRQVIAVAAEDKDIDQVYRLNMQLFPLSRKVKECENEKA; encoded by the coding sequence ATGATGAGACCGATTGTCGAATATTCCGATTTCCGCCAGTACATGCGGGACTACTACGAGGAGCGCAAGCGCTGTTCGGTGTTCTCGTGGCGTGAATTCTCGAAACTCGCGGGCTTTACCTCGTCTTCGTACATGAAGGTGGTCTGCGACGGCAAGAGCAAGCTGAGCCGTGTCGGGGTGGAACGTACGGGACAGGCCATGGGCCTCGTCGGGTTCGAGATGGAATATTTCCGCGCCATGGTCGAGTTCGGCCAAAGCGAGACCGAGTTTAAGAAGAAGGCGGCTTACGAGAACATGCTGGCCATCGCCAAGGCCCACAAGGTCCGCGTGATGGAAGGCGACCTGTTCGAATTTTACGATTCCTGGCACAACCCGGTGGTGCGCGAACTCGCCCCGCTGATGCCGGGCGCCACTCCCGGCGATATGGGGAAGATGTGCTGTCCCGAGGTCACTGCGGCGGATGTGCAGAAGAGCCTGAGTTTCCTTACGAGGGCGGGGCTCCTGAAAAAGGCCGGGAACGACGCCTTCGTGCAGGCCGAGGCCTCGATCGTGGGGACACCGGATGCGACCCGGCTCGCGCTTCGGGGAATGCACGGTCAGATGTCTAGGCTCGCGACGTCCGCGGTTGAGCTCCCTGTGGACGAGCGCCATTTTAGCGGAATCACCATGGGGCTTTCGCGCAGGAGTTACGAACGCATCGCCAGCCTGATTGATGAATTCCGCCGTCAGGTTATCGCCGTTGCCGCCGAAGACAAGGATATCGACCAGGTTTACCGCCTGAACATGCAGCTTTTCCCCTTGAGCAGGAAAGTGAAGGAGTGTGAAAATGAAAAAGCTTGA
- a CDS encoding glycoside hydrolase family 9 protein: MSVYKNVFYSGAVMAALSLSAVTASAGPLVNQLGYYPEAEKSVVYPGNDANGLEVRDLNGKTVLKLDAPDVYDWDYSGEEVQTFDISAIKTPGTYRLFRGGAYVGNPITVGKNVYEDLVKASLKWFYYQRASMPLLPQYAGKWARAAGHMDDKVIIYGSDKVTGGKGAGKVINSARGWYDAGDYGKYIVNSGITVFTLLEIYEHFPKYMDSLTWNIPREFPKYPELLEEIRYNLDWMLTLQDKDGGVYHKVTTLKFGGSVLPEDDVAPRYAIIKNMPASLDFAAVMAQASVVYRNIDKAYADKMLKAAESAYAWAKKNPKAIYKQPADVQTGGYVPGDEDGKDEFRFAAAELYRATKKKNYQDDLKKNPFTANGAWWGDVNMLSAFRVALDSTVFDKDLVAAAKKVVMTEANNLRAVGDTSAYRLPAFPWSWNWGSNSAMANNGMVLVHAYLLTGDKSYLDGAQQCLDYLLGKNPMDITYVTGFGYRSPRNPHHRPSESDLVDDPVPGMLVGGPHLGKQDINLDGKEHWKCPNYAAADKPALAYIDDRCSYATNEVAINWNAPLAYLAAALEAIYSK; this comes from the coding sequence ATGAGTGTATACAAGAATGTTTTTTATTCAGGCGCGGTCATGGCTGCGCTTTCTCTGTCTGCGGTTACCGCTTCTGCGGGCCCACTCGTGAACCAGCTGGGTTATTACCCCGAAGCCGAAAAGAGCGTTGTCTACCCGGGCAACGATGCGAACGGCCTCGAAGTGCGTGACCTGAACGGCAAGACGGTGCTCAAGCTCGACGCCCCTGACGTGTACGACTGGGATTACAGCGGCGAGGAAGTGCAGACTTTTGATATCTCGGCGATCAAGACTCCGGGAACCTACCGCCTGTTCCGCGGCGGCGCCTATGTGGGCAACCCGATTACGGTCGGGAAGAATGTTTACGAAGACCTGGTGAAGGCTAGCCTCAAGTGGTTCTACTACCAGCGCGCGAGCATGCCGCTCTTGCCGCAGTATGCGGGCAAGTGGGCGCGCGCCGCGGGCCACATGGATGACAAGGTTATCATTTACGGTTCCGACAAGGTGACCGGCGGCAAGGGCGCCGGGAAGGTCATCAATTCCGCCCGTGGCTGGTACGATGCCGGCGACTACGGCAAGTATATCGTGAACTCCGGCATTACCGTGTTCACCCTGCTCGAGATTTACGAGCACTTCCCGAAGTACATGGATTCGCTTACCTGGAACATTCCGCGCGAATTCCCGAAGTACCCGGAACTGCTCGAAGAAATCCGCTACAACCTGGACTGGATGCTCACCCTGCAGGACAAGGACGGCGGTGTTTACCACAAGGTGACGACGCTGAAGTTCGGCGGGAGCGTGCTGCCCGAAGACGATGTCGCGCCGCGCTATGCGATTATCAAGAACATGCCCGCGTCGCTTGACTTTGCCGCCGTGATGGCGCAGGCGAGCGTGGTCTACAGGAATATCGACAAGGCCTACGCCGACAAGATGCTCAAGGCGGCGGAAAGCGCTTACGCCTGGGCGAAGAAGAACCCGAAGGCGATTTACAAGCAGCCTGCCGACGTGCAGACGGGTGGCTACGTGCCCGGTGACGAAGACGGCAAGGACGAATTCCGTTTTGCCGCCGCTGAACTCTACCGCGCGACCAAGAAGAAGAACTACCAGGACGACCTGAAGAAGAATCCGTTCACGGCGAATGGCGCCTGGTGGGGCGATGTGAACATGCTCTCCGCGTTCCGCGTGGCGCTCGATTCTACAGTATTCGACAAGGACCTCGTCGCTGCCGCGAAGAAGGTCGTGATGACCGAGGCGAACAACCTGCGTGCCGTGGGCGACACGAGCGCCTACCGCCTGCCCGCTTTCCCGTGGAGCTGGAACTGGGGCTCCAACAGCGCGATGGCGAACAACGGCATGGTGCTGGTACACGCCTACCTGCTTACGGGTGACAAGAGCTACCTGGATGGCGCACAGCAGTGCCTCGATTACTTGCTCGGCAAGAACCCGATGGACATTACCTACGTGACGGGATTCGGTTACAGGAGCCCGCGCAACCCGCACCACCGCCCGAGCGAATCTGACTTGGTGGACGATCCGGTGCCCGGCATGCTCGTGGGTGGCCCGCATTTGGGCAAGCAGGATATCAACCTGGACGGCAAGGAACATTGGAAGTGCCCGAACTATGCCGCCGCCGACAAGCCGGCGCTCGCCTACATCGACGACCGCTGCAGCTATGCGACCAACGAGGTGGCCATCAACTGGAACGCGCCGCTCGCGTACTTGGCTGCCGCTCTCGAGGCGATTTACAGCAAGTAA